The proteins below are encoded in one region of Roseomonas marmotae:
- a CDS encoding NTP transferase domain-containing protein — protein MTSAIILAAGVGRRLGVDQTKPKILLEFGGESLLSRHLSALGRHGIEHVAITVGYKQDLIVAETERLGWHGRVRFVRNPDYRKGSLLSLAVQEEALRAGEPLLLMDGDVLYDDRMIAALVEARGENILLLDREVEPGDEPVKICFRGETIVDFRKIPEHAHDSFGESVGFFRLSPDMASRLADRCAAHIGAGHLHLEYEEALRDLMLAEPHRFTARDVTGLPWVEIDFPADVTRARGEILAQLQVA, from the coding sequence GTGACTTCCGCCATCATCCTGGCCGCCGGCGTGGGGCGCCGCCTGGGCGTGGATCAGACAAAGCCCAAGATTCTGCTGGAGTTCGGGGGCGAGAGCCTGCTCTCCCGCCATCTTTCCGCATTGGGGCGGCACGGCATCGAGCATGTCGCCATCACGGTTGGATACAAGCAGGACCTGATCGTCGCCGAAACCGAGCGTCTCGGCTGGCACGGGCGCGTGCGCTTCGTGCGGAATCCCGACTATCGCAAGGGCAGCCTGCTGTCTCTGGCCGTGCAGGAGGAGGCTTTGCGCGCCGGCGAGCCGCTGCTGCTGATGGATGGCGATGTTCTCTATGACGACCGTATGATTGCGGCGCTGGTCGAGGCGCGAGGGGAGAACATTCTTCTCCTGGACCGCGAAGTCGAACCCGGTGACGAACCTGTGAAGATATGTTTTCGCGGGGAAACGATTGTTGATTTCCGCAAGATCCCCGAACATGCGCATGACTCGTTTGGGGAATCGGTGGGATTTTTCCGTTTGTCGCCAGACATGGCCTCGCGCCTTGCCGATCGCTGCGCCGCGCATATCGGCGCCGGACATCTTCATCTCGAGTATGAGGAAGCCTTGCGCGACCTGATGCTGGCGGAGCCGCACCGGTTCACGGCGCGCGATGTCACCGGACTTCCCTGGGTGGAGATCGATTTCCCCGCCGATGTCACGCGGGCGCGTGGCGAAATTCTGGCGCAGTTGCAGGTTGCGTGA
- the aepY gene encoding phosphonopyruvate decarboxylase, with protein sequence MITADSFIAEAGAAGFSFYTGVPCSYLTPLINGVLSAPSLTYVGATSEGEAVAIASGAWLAGRQTVVMCQNSGLGNAVNPLTSLNAPFRIPTLLITTWRGEPGRPDEPQHDVMGRITQPLLALVGVEQEPFPAEPGQLAPALGRAVARMNASALPFAFVMRQGDVAETGLSALAPSLPGPGTRADYTAGAARAGERPGRAAALERLLEIVPPEAAIIATTGKCGRELFTLADRPQHLYQVGSMGGASGMALGVALNTMKPVVVLDGDGAALMKLGTFATIGAQAPARLVHVVLDNGVHDSTGGQPTVSPSVDFAAIALACGYRYAASADTLEGFARAFGEALGQGPALIHLRIAPGSMSRLGRPTIRPEDVARRFRDFLLGPV encoded by the coding sequence ATGATCACCGCGGATTCCTTCATCGCCGAGGCCGGCGCGGCCGGGTTCAGCTTCTATACCGGCGTGCCCTGCAGCTATCTGACGCCGCTGATCAACGGCGTGTTGTCGGCCCCGTCCCTCACCTATGTCGGCGCCACCAGCGAGGGCGAGGCCGTCGCCATTGCCTCCGGCGCATGGCTCGCCGGCCGCCAGACGGTCGTGATGTGCCAGAATTCCGGCCTCGGCAATGCGGTGAACCCGCTGACCTCGCTGAACGCCCCGTTCCGCATTCCCACCCTGCTCATCACCACCTGGCGGGGCGAGCCCGGCCGGCCGGATGAGCCGCAGCATGATGTGATGGGCCGCATCACCCAGCCTCTGCTCGCGCTTGTCGGCGTGGAGCAGGAGCCCTTCCCGGCGGAGCCTGGGCAGCTCGCGCCCGCCCTCGGCCGCGCCGTCGCGCGCATGAATGCCAGCGCCCTGCCCTTCGCCTTCGTCATGCGGCAGGGGGATGTGGCGGAAACCGGCCTCTCCGCCCTCGCCCCGTCCCTCCCCGGCCCTGGCACCCGCGCGGACTACACCGCGGGCGCGGCGCGGGCCGGCGAGCGTCCCGGCCGCGCAGCCGCATTGGAGCGCCTGCTGGAGATCGTGCCGCCGGAAGCCGCCATCATCGCCACCACCGGCAAATGCGGGCGGGAGCTCTTCACCCTCGCGGACCGTCCCCAGCATCTCTACCAGGTGGGCTCCATGGGCGGCGCCAGCGGCATGGCGCTGGGCGTCGCGCTCAACACGATGAAGCCGGTGGTCGTGCTGGATGGGGATGGCGCCGCGCTGATGAAGCTCGGCACCTTCGCCACCATCGGCGCGCAGGCGCCCGCCCGTCTCGTGCATGTGGTGCTGGACAATGGCGTGCATGACTCCACCGGCGGCCAGCCCACCGTGTCCCCCTCGGTGGATTTCGCCGCCATCGCCCTGGCCTGCGGCTACCGCTACGCCGCCTCGGCCGATACGCTGGAAGGCTTCGCCAGGGCGTTCGGCGAGGCGCTGGGCCAGGGACCCGCGCTCATCCATCTGCGCATCGCGCCCGGCTCCATGTCCAGGCTCGGCAGGCCCACCATCCGGCCCGAGGATGTGGCGCGCCGCTTCCGTGACTTCCTGCTGGGCCCGGTGTGA
- a CDS encoding lysylphosphatidylglycerol synthase domain-containing protein — MIRSYLPGLLVGLSIAIALIATNDPASIGHLLLQAGWWMPLVVGLYVTQILASAQAWAPLIDDPRRPGLMALARIRWIRGAINALLPVVGELVRAQLLARKGVAQLRVIASVAADLGTEMASQIAFSLLGLAVLLLIPHQGGGDTLYWAIMGIVLGAGITGSFMAAQRWGLFRLVESMLPKLAARLGRASPGDLFGLHETVVRLYREPARFWRSGAWHSLSWLLGVLETWAALYALGVQASLAEALVIESLGQAIRSAGFFIPGTLGVQEGGYVLICALFGIPPDKAIALALIRRLRDILLGVPGLIAWRLGAAAGPKPEGNLEVSHDR; from the coding sequence GTGATCCGGTCCTACCTGCCGGGGCTGCTGGTCGGGCTGTCCATCGCCATCGCGCTGATCGCCACCAACGACCCCGCCAGCATCGGCCACCTCCTGCTGCAGGCGGGCTGGTGGATGCCGCTGGTGGTGGGGCTCTATGTCACGCAGATCCTCGCCTCCGCCCAGGCCTGGGCGCCGCTGATCGACGACCCGCGCCGCCCGGGGCTGATGGCCCTGGCGCGGATCCGCTGGATCCGTGGCGCCATCAACGCGCTGCTGCCGGTGGTGGGGGAGCTGGTGCGCGCGCAGCTCCTGGCCCGCAAGGGCGTGGCCCAGCTGCGCGTCATCGCCAGCGTGGCCGCCGATCTCGGCACCGAGATGGCCTCGCAGATCGCCTTCTCCCTGCTCGGGCTCGCCGTGCTGCTGCTCATCCCGCACCAGGGCGGCGGCGACACCCTGTACTGGGCCATCATGGGCATCGTGCTGGGCGCGGGCATCACGGGCAGCTTCATGGCGGCGCAGCGCTGGGGCCTGTTCCGGCTGGTGGAGAGCATGCTCCCGAAGCTGGCGGCGCGGCTCGGCCGGGCCTCGCCGGGCGACCTGTTCGGCCTTCACGAGACGGTCGTCAGGCTCTACCGCGAGCCCGCCCGCTTCTGGCGCAGCGGGGCCTGGCACTCCCTCTCCTGGCTGCTGGGCGTGCTGGAGACCTGGGCGGCGCTCTACGCGCTCGGGGTGCAGGCCAGCCTTGCCGAGGCGCTGGTCATCGAAAGCCTGGGCCAGGCCATCCGGAGCGCCGGCTTCTTCATCCCCGGCACGCTGGGGGTGCAGGAAGGCGGCTATGTCCTCATCTGCGCCCTGTTCGGGATTCCACCGGACAAGGCCATCGCCCTCGCCCTCATCCGCCGGCTGCGGGACATCCTGCTCGGCGTCCCCGGCCTCATCGCCTGGCGCCTGGGCGCCGCGGCCGGGCCGAAACCGGAAGGCAACCTGGAAGTCAGCCATGACCGATAG
- a CDS encoding polyprenyl synthetase family protein produces the protein MTLLASPLFDSLSIAALEIEEALETLLPPEEGPEARLAAAMRYATLGGGKRLRGFLVLESARPFGVARASALRVAAAVEMLHAYSLVHDDLPAMDNDELRRGKPTTHRAFGEATAILAGDALQAHAFAVLADEDTHSDTAVRVELLRRLAIAAGPRGMCGGQMLDMLAEEGAEPPTEASIGRLQLLKTGKLIEFAAEAGAILGKAPSPLRHALCAYGRDLGAAFQIADDVLDATATAEETGKATGKDAGAGKATLVGLLGLERARAQAERLAAQARDHLDSLGERADLLRMLAGYTIARRS, from the coding sequence GTGACCCTTCTTGCTTCGCCTCTGTTCGATTCCCTGTCCATCGCCGCCTTAGAAATAGAGGAGGCGCTGGAGACGTTGTTGCCGCCGGAGGAGGGGCCGGAGGCGCGTCTGGCGGCGGCCATGCGCTATGCGACGCTGGGTGGTGGCAAGCGGCTGCGCGGCTTTCTGGTGCTGGAGAGCGCGCGGCCCTTCGGCGTGGCGCGGGCCAGCGCCCTGCGCGTCGCCGCCGCGGTCGAGATGCTGCACGCCTATTCGCTGGTGCATGACGACCTGCCGGCGATGGACAATGACGAGCTGCGCCGCGGCAAGCCCACCACCCACCGCGCCTTCGGGGAGGCGACCGCCATCCTGGCCGGCGACGCGCTGCAGGCCCATGCCTTCGCGGTGCTGGCGGATGAGGACACGCATTCCGACACCGCCGTGCGGGTGGAGCTGCTGCGCCGCCTGGCCATCGCCGCCGGGCCGCGCGGCATGTGCGGCGGCCAGATGCTGGACATGCTGGCCGAGGAGGGGGCGGAGCCGCCGACCGAGGCCTCCATCGGCCGGCTCCAGCTGCTCAAGACCGGCAAGCTGATCGAATTCGCGGCCGAGGCCGGGGCGATCCTGGGCAAGGCGCCCTCGCCGCTGCGGCATGCGCTCTGCGCCTATGGCCGCGACCTCGGCGCCGCCTTCCAGATCGCCGACGACGTGCTGGACGCGACCGCGACGGCCGAGGAGACCGGCAAGGCCACCGGCAAGGATGCCGGGGCCGGCAAGGCCACCCTGGTCGGGCTGCTGGGGCTGGAGCGGGCCCGCGCGCAGGCGGAACGACTGGCGGCCCAGGCGCGCGACCATCTCGACAGCCTGGGGGAGCGCGCCGATCTCTTGA
- a CDS encoding CDP-alcohol phosphatidyltransferase family protein, giving the protein MSADTIIHRIVRPAVRLVAPSRITPNHITTLRLITGIAAAVAFAAGDDGWLAIGAAIFLLSMLLDRADGELARQTGQSSVAGHRYDLVSDCFSNIIAFIGLGIGQMGALGLLGPALGVAAGLAVGVLFWQLHILRVGQVRGYRLAPGILVDPDDLLVFVPILVWAGATVPMLFAAAIITPAAALWLAIAGSRQGDAERGA; this is encoded by the coding sequence GTGAGCGCCGACACCATCATCCACCGCATCGTCCGCCCGGCGGTCCGGCTGGTGGCGCCGAGCCGGATCACGCCCAACCACATCACCACCCTGCGGCTGATCACGGGCATCGCGGCGGCGGTGGCCTTCGCCGCGGGGGATGACGGCTGGCTCGCCATTGGTGCCGCCATCTTCCTGCTCTCCATGCTGCTGGATCGCGCGGATGGCGAACTGGCCCGGCAGACAGGCCAATCCAGCGTCGCCGGGCACCGCTATGACCTGGTGAGCGACTGTTTCTCCAACATCATCGCGTTCATCGGCCTTGGCATCGGGCAGATGGGCGCGCTGGGGCTGCTGGGCCCGGCCTTGGGCGTGGCGGCTGGTCTGGCCGTCGGCGTGCTGTTCTGGCAGCTCCACATCCTGCGGGTCGGGCAGGTGCGGGGCTATCGGCTGGCGCCTGGCATCCTGGTCGATCCGGATGACCTGCTGGTCTTCGTGCCGATCCTCGTCTGGGCCGGGGCCACGGTGCCGATGCTGTTCGCGGCGGCCATCATCACCCCGGCCGCCGCCCTCTGGCTGGCCATCGCCGGATCCCGGCAGGGTGACGCGGAACGGGGGGCCTGA
- the ispH gene encoding 4-hydroxy-3-methylbut-2-enyl diphosphate reductase has translation MKVLLAQPRGFCAGVVRAVEIVEQSLVKFGAPVYVRHEIVHNRHVVEKLKRQGAVFVESLSEIPDGAVTIFSAHGVARSVVDEAAQRGLPVLDATCPLVSKVHVQGKRYVARGKALVLIGHAGHPEVEGTIGQIDARVHLVSTAEDVAGIDLPDDAPVAYVTQTTLSVDDTRGIIAALQARFANLEGPDLSDICYATQHRQTAVRELCEVVELLLVVGGRNSSNSNRLREIGVERGIPSHLIADGSEIDPDWLRGVEMVGLTAGASAPEELILDVIAALRQHADIEVTQMNGIREDVEFRLPQELRNPSGGTVAQPGE, from the coding sequence ATGAAGGTTCTTTTGGCACAGCCCCGCGGCTTCTGCGCTGGTGTCGTGCGAGCTGTCGAGATCGTCGAGCAATCGCTCGTCAAATTCGGTGCGCCGGTCTATGTCCGTCACGAAATCGTGCATAACCGCCACGTCGTGGAAAAGCTGAAGCGGCAGGGAGCGGTCTTCGTCGAGTCGCTTTCCGAGATCCCCGATGGCGCCGTCACGATCTTCAGCGCGCATGGTGTCGCCCGCTCCGTTGTGGATGAAGCCGCCCAGCGGGGGCTGCCGGTGCTCGATGCCACCTGCCCCCTCGTGTCCAAGGTTCATGTCCAGGGCAAGCGCTACGTCGCGCGCGGCAAGGCGCTGGTGCTGATAGGCCATGCCGGGCATCCGGAGGTCGAGGGCACCATCGGCCAGATCGATGCCAGGGTGCATCTGGTCTCCACCGCCGAGGATGTCGCGGGGATCGATCTGCCGGACGACGCTCCGGTGGCCTATGTCACCCAGACCACGCTGAGCGTGGATGACACGCGCGGCATCATCGCGGCCCTGCAAGCACGGTTCGCGAATCTGGAAGGCCCGGATCTTTCCGACATCTGCTATGCCACCCAGCACCGGCAGACCGCCGTGCGCGAATTGTGCGAGGTGGTGGAACTGCTGCTGGTGGTCGGCGGCCGCAACAGCTCCAATTCCAACCGCCTGCGCGAGATCGGCGTGGAGCGCGGGATCCCGAGCCATCTCATCGCCGATGGCAGCGAGATCGACCCTGACTGGCTGCGGGGCGTGGAGATGGTAGGCCTGACCGCCGGCGCCTCGGCACCGGAGGAACTGATCCTCGACGTGATCGCGGCGCTCCGCCAGCACGCCGACATCGAAGTCACCCAGATGAATGGTATCCGCGAGGATGTCGAGTTCCGCCTGCCGCAGGAGCTCCGCAATCCGTCCGGCGGAACGGTCGCCCAGCCGGGCGAGTGA
- the aepX gene encoding phosphoenolpyruvate mutase, which produces MNDTANSFGNGVSPTAGQAQTRFFALRREIESSSLSFLMEAHDGLSAKIAEEAGFRGIWASGLTISASLGLRDSNEASWTQVLDVLEYMSDATTLPILVDGDTGYGNFNNVRRLVRKLCERNIAGVCIEDKLFPKTNSFIGEAQPLADLDEFCGRIKAGKDSQTDLDFTLVARVEALVSGRGMEEALRRAEAYHRAGADAILIHSKQSTAEEIFTFAGRWGDRAPLVIVPTMYYATPTELFRQAGISTIIWANHLLRSSITAMRETAARIHDDQSLVRVEGSVATVKDIFRLVGNAELEEAERRYLPAKPATTAIVLAASAGDVGDPGQPKCMADIRGQSLLQRLTGTLRESGVRDIKVVRGYRKDLVVLQGIHMIDNDRYAETGEVWSLHCARNAIGGETVVAYGDVLFRRYILDNLLTSSADVAIAVDALGRLQPRPGQPRDLVLADQPFSGEYLDERPAHLRRIGQDIAEGEVCGEWMGLVRFSARGAVWLREELASMEQEGLLENADMPLLLTRLAEKHPVRVKYFSGHWLDVDTLTDLAKARNFT; this is translated from the coding sequence TTGAACGATACGGCCAACTCCTTCGGGAATGGAGTCTCACCCACCGCCGGGCAAGCGCAGACGCGCTTCTTTGCTCTGCGGCGGGAAATCGAATCCTCGTCCCTCTCCTTTCTGATGGAGGCGCATGACGGCCTCTCCGCCAAGATCGCCGAGGAAGCGGGGTTCCGTGGCATCTGGGCATCGGGGTTGACGATTTCCGCGTCGCTCGGCCTCAGGGACAGCAACGAAGCCTCCTGGACGCAGGTTCTGGACGTGCTTGAATACATGTCCGACGCCACCACCCTGCCGATTCTGGTGGATGGCGACACTGGCTATGGCAATTTCAACAATGTCCGCCGTCTGGTGCGCAAGCTGTGCGAGCGTAACATCGCTGGCGTCTGCATCGAGGACAAGCTCTTCCCAAAGACCAATTCCTTTATCGGGGAGGCACAGCCTCTCGCGGATCTCGACGAATTCTGCGGTCGTATCAAGGCCGGCAAGGACAGCCAGACCGACCTGGATTTCACCCTCGTCGCGCGCGTCGAGGCGCTGGTCTCCGGCCGCGGCATGGAGGAGGCCCTACGCCGCGCCGAGGCCTATCACCGCGCCGGTGCCGATGCCATCCTCATCCACTCCAAGCAATCGACCGCCGAGGAGATCTTCACCTTCGCCGGGCGCTGGGGCGACCGCGCGCCGCTGGTGATCGTGCCCACCATGTATTACGCCACGCCGACGGAGCTGTTCCGGCAGGCCGGCATTTCCACCATCATCTGGGCGAACCACCTGCTCCGGAGCTCCATCACCGCGATGCGGGAGACCGCCGCGCGCATCCATGATGACCAGTCCCTGGTCCGCGTGGAAGGCAGCGTCGCGACGGTGAAGGACATCTTCCGCCTGGTCGGCAATGCCGAGCTGGAGGAGGCCGAGCGCCGCTATCTCCCGGCGAAGCCCGCCACTACGGCCATCGTCCTCGCCGCTTCCGCCGGCGATGTCGGCGACCCCGGGCAGCCGAAATGCATGGCCGATATCCGTGGCCAATCCTTGTTGCAGCGCCTGACGGGCACGCTCCGCGAAAGCGGCGTGCGCGACATCAAGGTGGTGCGCGGCTACCGCAAGGATTTGGTCGTCCTGCAAGGCATCCACATGATCGACAATGATCGATATGCGGAAACGGGCGAGGTCTGGTCCCTGCACTGTGCGCGCAACGCCATCGGGGGCGAGACCGTGGTGGCCTATGGCGACGTGCTGTTCCGCCGCTACATCCTCGACAACCTGCTGACCAGCAGCGCCGATGTGGCGATCGCCGTGGATGCGCTCGGCCGCCTGCAACCGAGGCCAGGCCAGCCACGCGACCTCGTGCTGGCGGACCAGCCTTTCTCCGGTGAATACCTGGATGAGAGGCCCGCCCATCTGCGCCGCATCGGCCAGGATATCGCCGAGGGAGAGGTCTGCGGCGAGTGGATGGGCCTCGTCCGCTTCAGCGCGCGGGGCGCCGTCTGGCTGCGGGAGGAACTGGCCTCGATGGAGCAGGAGGGATTGCTGGAGAATGCCGACATGCCCCTGCTCCTCACCCGGCTGGCCGAGAAACATCCCGTCCGCGTGAAGTATTTCAGTGGCCATTGGCTGGATGTCGATACACTGACGGACCTCGCCAAAGCCCGAAACTTTACCTGA
- a CDS encoding 2-aminoethylphosphonate--pyruvate transaminase — translation MTDSPILLTPGPLTTHPATRQAMLRDWGSRDAGFIALTAEMRARLLQVAQGAGSHVAVPLQGSGTFVVEATLATLLPPEGKLLVLVNGAYGERMVSIARRMGRRAEALRWREDEPVTPGLVASALQADPGITHVALVHCETTTGILNPLPEIAAAVAAAGRPFLLDAMSSFGALPIDLRTTPVTALMASSNKCLEGVPGLGFALIETAALAAAEGRSPSTSLDLHAQWRGFEKDGQWRFTPPVQVVAALVEALRRLEAEGGPPARLARYRRNLETLTTGMARLGFELYLDPAVQAPVIATFRLPQAPALAFRPFYDALAERGFLIYPGKLTEAETFRIGCIGALDETDFRRLLAAIEDVIGA, via the coding sequence ATGACCGATAGCCCCATCCTGCTCACCCCCGGCCCGCTGACGACCCACCCGGCGACACGGCAGGCCATGCTGCGGGACTGGGGCTCGCGCGATGCCGGCTTCATCGCCCTCACCGCCGAGATGCGCGCCCGCCTGCTGCAGGTGGCGCAGGGTGCCGGGAGCCATGTCGCGGTGCCGTTGCAGGGCTCCGGCACCTTCGTGGTCGAGGCCACGCTGGCCACCCTCCTGCCTCCGGAGGGCAAGCTGCTCGTGCTGGTCAATGGCGCCTATGGCGAGCGGATGGTCTCCATCGCCCGCCGGATGGGCCGCCGGGCCGAGGCCCTGCGCTGGCGGGAGGATGAGCCCGTGACGCCGGGCCTGGTGGCCAGCGCGCTCCAGGCCGACCCAGGCATCACCCATGTCGCGCTGGTCCATTGCGAGACCACCACGGGCATCCTGAACCCCCTGCCGGAGATCGCGGCGGCCGTCGCGGCGGCGGGCCGGCCCTTCCTGCTGGATGCCATGAGCAGCTTCGGCGCCCTGCCCATCGACCTCCGGACCACGCCCGTCACCGCGCTCATGGCATCCTCCAACAAATGCCTGGAAGGGGTTCCGGGCCTCGGCTTCGCGCTGATCGAGACGGCGGCACTGGCGGCGGCGGAAGGCCGCAGCCCCTCCACTAGCCTGGACCTGCACGCGCAATGGCGTGGCTTCGAGAAGGACGGGCAGTGGCGCTTCACGCCGCCGGTCCAGGTGGTGGCCGCGCTGGTGGAGGCCTTGCGGCGGCTGGAGGCCGAGGGCGGGCCGCCGGCACGCCTCGCGCGCTACCGCCGCAACCTGGAGACGCTCACCACGGGCATGGCGCGGCTCGGCTTCGAGCTCTACCTGGACCCTGCCGTGCAGGCCCCGGTCATCGCCACCTTCCGGCTGCCCCAGGCGCCGGCCCTGGCGTTCCGGCCCTTCTACGATGCCCTGGCGGAACGCGGCTTCCTGATCTACCCGGGTAAGCTGACCGAGGCGGAGACCTTTCGCATCGGCTGCATCGGCGCCCTGGATGAGACCGATTTCAGGCGCCTGCTGGCAGCGATCGAGGATGTGATCGGCGCCTGA